The Heyndrickxia vini genome contains a region encoding:
- the secA2 gene encoding accessory Sec system translocase SecA2, whose amino-acid sequence MITYLKKTINNPQERTIKKYQKVVDQINNYEAEIAMLSDQELKDKTNYFKELLSNNKTVDDIKAEAFAVVREASKRVLGMRHFDVQLIGGLSLLDGNISEMPTGEGKTLVSSLPSYLRALEGKGVHVITVNEYLAKRDKEIIGQIHEFLGLTVGINLSDMSPNEKQEAYAADITYGIGTEFGFDYLRDHMILDPAQRVQRPYHFAIIDEVDSILIDEAKTPLIIAGKVSLNSELFTICAQVVKRMKNEADYMFDLETKAVNFTEDGISKIEKTFSLDNLYDLEHQPLYHYMIQSLRAEVVFKKDVDYIIRDGKIELIDSFTGRVMDGRSLSDGLHQAIEAKEGLELTEENKMQATVTIQNYFRMYPILSGMTGTAKSEEKEFQQVYRMDVVQIPTNKPKQRIDKEDLVFETITQKYEAMTKEVAHRHATGQPILIGTTSIEQSELVAEYLSKAKLPFQLLNAKSVEQEVELISVAGQMNQITIATNMAGRGTDIQLGEGVADLGGLCVIGTERHESRRIDDQLKGRAGRQGDPGSSQFFISIEDEINERFAAEQLEKLKKSLKTDANGLILNKNIHEFVDRVQRLCEGSNYSAREYTLKLDDVVNEQRYIIYKNRDTVLEADNLSDYILKTYQNMADYYKQKYFEQEDLTTDKIEDLFHKAQLISLKEFNFNLDVLEVDIDEFKHQLVTHLEASIEMIKEMSIENPDLFLEIKYDILHVIDMYWNQHLESMTKLKEGIGLRGYSQEDPILVYQKEGLKVFTQTFYQIEEEVCTIVNDHVRSILTIDEE is encoded by the coding sequence ATGATTACCTACCTAAAAAAAACGATAAACAATCCTCAAGAACGTACGATTAAAAAATATCAAAAAGTTGTCGATCAAATAAATAATTATGAAGCCGAAATAGCGATGCTCAGCGACCAAGAATTGAAGGATAAAACGAACTACTTTAAAGAACTGCTAAGCAATAATAAAACGGTTGATGATATTAAAGCGGAAGCGTTTGCCGTTGTTCGTGAAGCTTCTAAAAGGGTGCTCGGCATGCGCCACTTCGATGTACAATTAATCGGTGGCCTCTCTTTGCTTGACGGAAATATTTCTGAAATGCCTACGGGTGAAGGAAAGACTCTTGTTTCCTCTCTTCCAAGTTATTTGCGTGCCCTTGAAGGAAAAGGTGTACATGTTATTACCGTAAATGAATATCTTGCTAAGCGTGATAAAGAAATTATCGGACAAATTCATGAATTTCTAGGATTAACGGTTGGGATTAACTTATCCGATATGTCACCTAATGAAAAGCAAGAAGCCTATGCGGCTGACATTACATATGGAATTGGGACAGAATTTGGATTTGATTATTTAAGAGATCATATGATTTTAGATCCTGCCCAAAGAGTTCAGAGACCTTATCATTTTGCCATCATCGACGAGGTAGACAGTATTCTTATTGATGAAGCGAAAACCCCGTTAATTATTGCCGGTAAGGTTTCGCTAAATTCTGAATTATTTACGATTTGCGCTCAAGTTGTCAAAAGAATGAAAAATGAAGCAGATTATATGTTTGATTTAGAAACAAAAGCGGTTAACTTCACAGAAGATGGCATTTCGAAAATCGAGAAAACATTTTCGCTAGATAATTTATACGATTTAGAGCATCAGCCTCTATATCACTACATGATTCAATCATTGCGTGCGGAAGTTGTCTTCAAAAAAGATGTTGATTATATTATTCGTGATGGAAAAATTGAACTGATTGATTCGTTTACCGGACGTGTAATGGATGGAAGAAGCTTAAGTGACGGGCTACATCAGGCAATAGAAGCCAAAGAAGGTTTAGAGCTTACCGAAGAAAATAAAATGCAAGCGACTGTTACGATTCAAAACTACTTTCGGATGTATCCGATATTATCGGGGATGACTGGTACAGCTAAATCTGAGGAAAAAGAATTCCAGCAAGTGTACAGAATGGATGTTGTACAAATTCCAACTAATAAACCGAAGCAACGAATTGATAAGGAAGATCTTGTCTTTGAAACGATAACACAAAAATATGAAGCGATGACAAAAGAAGTAGCTCATCGTCATGCAACAGGTCAACCGATTTTAATCGGAACAACTTCCATCGAACAATCTGAACTTGTAGCTGAGTATTTGTCAAAGGCTAAATTGCCTTTCCAATTATTAAATGCTAAAAGCGTTGAACAAGAGGTTGAACTTATCTCCGTTGCAGGACAAATGAATCAAATTACCATCGCTACTAATATGGCCGGTCGCGGAACCGATATCCAACTTGGAGAAGGGGTTGCCGATTTAGGCGGTCTTTGTGTTATTGGTACAGAAAGACATGAAAGCAGACGGATCGATGATCAATTAAAAGGGAGAGCTGGTAGACAAGGGGATCCTGGTTCAAGTCAATTTTTCATTTCAATTGAAGATGAAATTAATGAACGCTTCGCTGCTGAACAACTGGAAAAGTTGAAAAAATCATTAAAAACCGATGCAAATGGATTAATTTTAAATAAAAACATTCACGAATTCGTTGATCGTGTGCAAAGATTATGTGAAGGAAGCAATTATTCCGCTCGGGAATACACATTGAAATTAGATGATGTAGTTAATGAGCAAAGATATATTATTTATAAAAATAGAGATACCGTATTAGAAGCGGATAATCTATCGGATTATATTTTGAAAACATATCAAAATATGGCCGACTATTATAAACAGAAATATTTTGAACAAGAAGATCTAACTACCGATAAAATAGAAGACCTCTTCCATAAAGCACAATTAATTAGCTTAAAAGAGTTCAATTTTAATTTGGATGTACTAGAAGTTGATATCGATGAATTTAAACACCAACTAGTAACTCATTTAGAGGCATCTATTGAAATGATAAAAGAAATGTCGATAGAAAACCCTGACTTGTTCCTTGAAATAAAATACGACATTCTTCATGTAATTGACATGTATTGGAACCAACATCTCGAATCTATGACTAAATTAAAAGAAGGCATTGGATTAAGGGGTTATAGTCAAGAAGATCCAATTCTCGTTTATCAAAAAGAAGGATTAAAAGTATTTACGCAAACATTCTATCAAATTGAAGAGGAAGTTTGCACAATCGTAAATGATCATGTGAGATCGATCTTAACAATTGATGAAGAATAA
- a CDS encoding glycosyltransferase family 4 protein — protein MIYLTLLFCFILSVLVTPLIGRLAIKLGITDKPNHRKVHQKNMPLIGGVAIYISFVVGYLVLRPTPELNDMTNVSGIFIGSIIILITGILDDKYELSPKLKLLGQILAALVVVVWGGVEVTKINLPFGGILYFGYFSIPLTIFWIVAITNAINLIDGLDGLAAGVSSIALITISGMAIIMGDMFVAIMGGILLASTLGFLLYNFHPAKIFMGDTGALFLGYMIAVLSLLGFKNITFISLVIPVIILGVPLSDTFFAIIRRFLNKQPFSSADKSHLHHCLLRVGFSHRQTVLVIYAIAALFGLAAIIFSMSTMWGSLIIVAVLLLAIEIFVESINLVGEDYKPLLKYVRPKKSPNQ, from the coding sequence ATGATATACTTGACGTTGTTGTTCTGTTTTATATTATCGGTATTGGTAACTCCTTTAATTGGAAGACTCGCCATTAAATTAGGTATAACAGATAAACCAAATCACCGGAAAGTTCATCAAAAAAATATGCCGCTTATTGGTGGGGTTGCAATATATATAAGCTTTGTAGTTGGATATCTTGTATTAAGACCAACGCCTGAATTGAATGATATGACGAATGTGTCGGGAATTTTTATTGGTAGTATCATTATTTTGATTACGGGAATTCTTGATGATAAATATGAACTTTCACCAAAATTAAAGCTTCTTGGGCAAATTCTCGCAGCGTTAGTTGTCGTTGTATGGGGCGGCGTGGAAGTTACTAAAATTAATCTTCCTTTTGGTGGAATTCTTTATTTCGGTTATTTCAGTATTCCATTAACGATCTTTTGGATTGTTGCGATTACAAATGCAATCAATTTAATTGATGGCCTTGATGGCTTAGCTGCGGGTGTTTCGTCCATTGCATTAATTACGATTAGCGGCATGGCGATCATCATGGGAGACATGTTCGTTGCCATTATGGGCGGGATACTATTAGCTAGCACATTAGGATTTTTACTTTATAATTTTCATCCGGCTAAAATATTTATGGGTGACACAGGGGCACTGTTTTTAGGATATATGATTGCCGTTTTATCCTTGCTCGGTTTCAAAAACATCACCTTTATCTCTTTAGTCATCCCTGTCATTATACTAGGTGTACCATTATCGGATACATTCTTTGCAATTATTCGCAGATTTTTAAATAAACAACCGTTTTCGAGTGCTGATAAATCACATTTACATCATTGTTTATTACGAGTAGGTTTTTCCCATCGACAAACCGTTTTAGTGATTTATGCGATTGCTGCACTATTTGGTTTAGCGGCAATCATCTTTTCCATGTCTACAATGTGGGGATCATTAATTATTGTTGCCGTTCTGCTTCTTGCAATTGAAATCTTTGTAGAAAGCATCAATTTAGTCGGTGAGGATTACAAACCGCTTTTAAAATATGTAAGACCGAAAAAGTCACCAAATCAGTAA
- a CDS encoding WecB/TagA/CpsF family glycosyltransferase, whose protein sequence is MNHVEILGVPFIHSTRNEFVDILHQRIKQQKKTFVVTANPEIVMMANENKGFMEYLQAADFITPDGIGIVKAAGWLKKPLPERVPGFDTMKDLLSLANENQYRVYFLGAKQEVLDQFIHIVSNEYPKMEIAGFRNGFFDLDNPQIAEEICGLKPDLIFVALGAPRQEQWIYQNIGKFDKGIFMGVGGSFDGIAGVVPRAPEIWQKLNIEWLYRLIQQPTRWKRMLAIPRFVFKVLLQKTNKR, encoded by the coding sequence ATGAATCATGTTGAAATTTTAGGTGTTCCATTTATTCATTCCACTAGAAATGAATTTGTCGATATCCTTCATCAAAGAATTAAACAACAAAAAAAGACGTTTGTCGTCACAGCTAATCCAGAAATTGTGATGATGGCTAATGAAAATAAAGGATTTATGGAATATTTGCAAGCGGCCGATTTTATTACACCGGATGGAATTGGGATTGTTAAAGCCGCCGGGTGGCTGAAGAAGCCATTACCTGAAAGAGTTCCCGGGTTTGATACGATGAAAGATTTACTGTCTCTCGCCAATGAAAATCAATATCGGGTATACTTTTTAGGTGCCAAACAAGAAGTATTAGACCAATTCATACATATTGTAAGCAATGAATATCCCAAAATGGAGATTGCAGGCTTTCGAAATGGCTTTTTTGATTTGGACAATCCACAAATTGCTGAAGAGATATGCGGACTCAAACCCGATCTTATATTCGTTGCACTTGGAGCACCAAGGCAAGAACAATGGATCTATCAAAACATTGGCAAGTTTGACAAAGGGATTTTTATGGGGGTAGGAGGAAGTTTTGATGGAATCGCTGGTGTAGTTCCGCGTGCGCCTGAAATTTGGCAGAAGTTAAACATCGAGTGGCTTTATCGTCTCATTCAACAGCCGACTAGGTGGAAACGAATGCTGGCTATCCCTCGATTTGTATTCAAAGTACTACTTCAAAAAACAAATAAAAGATAG
- the treR gene encoding trehalose operon repressor: protein MRENKFLAIYDDLVEQIQSGEIKPSTKLPSENEMVEQYGTSRETVRKALNLLSQNGFIQKIKGKGSFTLDVRKFDFPVSGLVSFKELVDKMGKPWKTIVYEMALEKPNSYIQKQLNIKANEQVWKIARARELDGERIILDKDYVCQSFVPTLSMETCEGSLFSYFEGELGLKISFAKKEISVDEPTEEDYKYLDLKDYKHIVVVKNYIYLEDASLFQYTESRHRLDKFRFVDFARRGH, encoded by the coding sequence ATGCGTGAAAATAAATTTTTAGCAATCTATGATGATTTAGTAGAACAAATCCAATCAGGTGAAATCAAACCAAGCACGAAGCTTCCATCGGAAAATGAGATGGTCGAGCAATATGGGACCTCTCGTGAAACTGTACGGAAAGCATTAAATCTTTTGTCGCAAAACGGATTCATTCAAAAAATAAAAGGCAAAGGATCATTTACGCTTGATGTTAGAAAATTTGATTTCCCTGTTTCTGGTTTGGTCAGCTTTAAAGAATTGGTAGACAAAATGGGGAAACCATGGAAAACAATCGTATACGAAATGGCATTGGAGAAACCAAACTCCTATATTCAAAAACAATTGAATATAAAGGCGAATGAACAAGTATGGAAAATTGCCCGTGCACGGGAATTAGACGGGGAACGGATTATTCTTGATAAAGACTATGTCTGCCAGTCATTTGTTCCCACATTATCAATGGAAACATGTGAAGGATCCCTATTTTCCTATTTTGAAGGTGAGCTTGGGCTAAAAATCAGCTTTGCCAAAAAAGAAATATCGGTAGACGAGCCAACAGAAGAGGACTATAAATACTTAGATTTAAAAGACTACAAACACATCGTCGTCGTCAAAAACTACATCTACCTGGAAGACGCCAGTCTCTTCCAATACACCGAATCTCGTCACCGACTCGACAAATTCCGCTTCGTCGACTTCGCCCGAAGAGGCCACTAA
- a CDS encoding sensor histidine kinase has protein sequence MALKKIDAKTLDQILEKMIDTVDSSKNEIFHIGEQCRQDYETLSDELHEVKIMVSKAIEEGDDLEIKTRQSRRRLSVVSQHFRDYTEEQVRDAYEIAHNYQMKLSMNRELEKQLRRRRDELERRLINLEETIDRANHLVSQTSVVLNYLTSDLKEIGTALEDAIEKQDFGLRVIEAQEEERKRLSREIHDGPAQMLANMLLRSDLVEKVYREQGIINALEEVRSLKKMVRSSLSEVRRIIYDLRPMALDDLGLVPTLRKYLERTEEYNNGIVFRFTNLGDEYRLPSKYEVALFRLVQESVQNAIKHADATEIQVKIEMRKNRIFVVIKDNGKGFDVRSKKEGSFGIMGMRERVDIIDGQITIDSKIGSGTIVTIQVMFDQ, from the coding sequence ATGGCATTAAAAAAAATTGATGCAAAGACACTTGATCAAATATTGGAAAAAATGATTGATACCGTTGATTCTAGCAAAAATGAAATCTTCCATATTGGTGAACAATGCCGTCAAGACTATGAAACTCTCTCCGATGAACTACATGAAGTTAAGATCATGGTATCAAAGGCAATTGAAGAGGGTGATGATCTAGAAATCAAAACCCGGCAATCACGTAGGCGTTTATCTGTTGTCAGCCAACATTTTCGCGATTATACAGAAGAACAAGTGCGTGATGCGTATGAAATTGCTCATAACTATCAAATGAAACTTTCAATGAATCGTGAGTTGGAAAAGCAACTCCGAAGAAGAAGGGACGAATTAGAGAGAAGGCTTATCAACCTTGAAGAAACAATTGATCGTGCCAATCATTTAGTATCACAAACAAGCGTTGTACTAAACTATTTAACAAGTGACTTAAAGGAAATAGGTACGGCATTAGAAGATGCGATAGAAAAGCAAGATTTTGGTCTTCGTGTCATTGAAGCACAGGAGGAAGAAAGAAAGCGTCTTTCCAGGGAAATCCACGATGGACCTGCCCAAATGCTTGCCAATATGCTCCTTCGATCTGATTTAGTCGAAAAAGTTTATCGTGAACAAGGAATTATTAATGCACTTGAAGAGGTACGCAGCTTAAAGAAAATGGTCCGTTCATCACTTTCAGAGGTTCGTCGAATTATCTATGACCTCCGCCCAATGGCATTAGATGATTTAGGTTTAGTGCCTACCCTCAGAAAATATCTAGAACGAACCGAAGAATATAACAATGGGATTGTTTTCCGGTTTACCAATCTGGGTGATGAATATCGACTACCATCAAAATATGAAGTGGCTTTATTTCGCTTAGTTCAAGAATCAGTTCAAAACGCAATCAAGCATGCGGACGCTACCGAAATTCAAGTGAAAATAGAAATGCGAAAAAATCGTATTTTTGTCGTAATCAAGGATAATGGAAAAGGCTTTGACGTTCGATCAAAGAAAGAAGGCTCCTTCGGAATTATGGGAATGCGAGAACGTGTTGATATCATTGATGGTCAAATCACAATCGATTCAAAGATTGGTTCGGGAACCATCGTAACCATTCAGGTGATGTTTGATCAATAA
- a CDS encoding YigZ family protein, translating into MLRQYYTVKGMGEHEIIIQKSRFIAHVGRATTEEEALAFIQEIKKMHWNATHNCSAYMIGQQNQIQKANDDGEPSGTAGVPMLEVLKKRELKDTVVVVTRYFGGIKLGTGGLIRAYGKSVSEGINATGVVERTLMCTVRTKIDYTWLGKVENELRSSIYSIKEIHYLDQVEIETYVKEDQTETFTQWMTELTNGQGEITIGETLYLEFDV; encoded by the coding sequence ATGTTAAGGCAGTATTATACGGTAAAAGGTATGGGCGAACACGAAATCATCATACAGAAATCAAGATTTATTGCCCATGTAGGTCGAGCAACAACCGAAGAAGAAGCACTGGCCTTTATTCAAGAGATAAAGAAAATGCACTGGAATGCGACACATAATTGTTCTGCCTATATGATTGGGCAACAAAATCAAATACAAAAAGCAAATGATGATGGAGAGCCAAGTGGTACAGCTGGTGTACCGATGCTTGAAGTTTTGAAAAAGCGAGAGTTAAAAGATACAGTTGTCGTAGTGACTAGATATTTTGGCGGCATTAAACTAGGCACTGGCGGTCTTATTCGTGCATATGGAAAATCTGTATCAGAAGGAATTAATGCTACCGGTGTCGTTGAACGAACACTAATGTGTACGGTTCGAACAAAAATCGATTATACATGGCTCGGAAAAGTCGAAAACGAACTGCGCTCCTCCATCTATTCAATAAAAGAAATTCATTACCTCGATCAAGTCGAAATCGAAACGTATGTAAAGGAAGACCAAACCGAAACCTTTACGCAGTGGATGACCGAGTTAACCAACGGTCAAGGCGAAATAACCATTGGTGAAACATTATATCTTGAATTTGATGTATAA
- a CDS encoding response regulator yields MSTKIAIIDDHQLFREGVKRILEFEKTFEIVAEGEDGASALQLIEQTKPDVVLMDINMPNKNGIEATRQLVETYPDTRVIILSIHDDENYVTHALKTGATGYLLKEMDSDALIDAVKVVAEGGSYLHPKITRNLVEEFRRLANRQSTGTGYQQPEVVRPLHLLTPRECEVLQLLADGKSNRVIGETLYISEKTVKNHVSNILQKMSANDRTQAVVSAIKNGWVEVR; encoded by the coding sequence TTGTCTACTAAAATTGCCATCATTGATGATCATCAACTGTTTCGTGAAGGGGTAAAACGTATTTTAGAATTTGAAAAGACGTTCGAAATTGTTGCGGAAGGTGAAGATGGAGCAAGCGCCCTGCAATTAATCGAACAAACAAAACCTGACGTAGTTTTAATGGATATTAACATGCCCAATAAAAACGGCATCGAGGCTACACGTCAATTAGTAGAAACCTATCCAGATACAAGAGTTATTATTTTATCAATCCATGATGATGAAAACTATGTTACCCATGCATTAAAAACAGGTGCCACTGGCTATCTACTAAAAGAAATGGATTCCGATGCATTAATCGATGCAGTAAAGGTCGTTGCTGAAGGCGGATCTTATTTACATCCAAAGATTACTCGTAATCTAGTAGAAGAATTTCGACGCTTAGCAAACAGACAAAGTACTGGGACAGGCTATCAACAACCAGAAGTCGTGCGACCGCTACACCTACTTACACCACGTGAATGTGAAGTACTTCAACTACTTGCTGATGGAAAAAGCAACCGTGTCATCGGAGAAACTTTATACATAAGCGAAAAAACGGTCAAAAACCATGTCAGCAACATTTTGCAAAAAATGAGTGCAAATGACCGCACACAAGCTGTCGTATCAGCAATCAAAAACGGCTGGGTTGAAGTTCGATAA
- the treC gene encoding alpha,alpha-phosphotrehalase encodes MKQPWWKKATVYQIYPKSFYDTTGSGVGDLQGIIKKLDYLKELGIDVIWLTPIYSSPQNDNGYDISDYYEIHEPYGTMEDFDSLLEEAHSRGIKVIMDIVVNHTSTEHKWFKEARSSKDNPYRDFYIWKEPNPDGSKPNNWESKFGGSAWELDEKTGQYFLHLYDVTQADLNWENESVRKEVYKMMNYWFEKGVDGFRLDVINVISKNQDFPNDSTGDGRKFYTDGPRVHEFLHEANREVFSKHDALTVGEMSSTSIDHCINYSNPERNELSMTFNFHHLKVDYAHGNKWTVADFDFIKLKQILSEWQTEMYKGGGWNALFWCNHDQPRIVSRYGDDGAYWKESAKMLATTLHLMQGTPYIYQGEEIGMTNPKFQRIEEYRDVESLNAYKKLHEQGLSEEMIISILQEKSRDNSRTPVQWTSDVNAGFTEGTPWINLAPNYKEINVERVLQDKDSIFYHYQKLIQLRKQYEIITDGEYELILDNHPSIFAYLRNGNNEKLLVINNFSGKETSFELSEDVQIEGYSSEILLSNYSDSNPHFQQVQLRPYESIVYHLKK; translated from the coding sequence ATGAAACAACCTTGGTGGAAGAAAGCAACTGTATATCAAATCTATCCGAAAAGTTTTTATGATACTACTGGAAGTGGTGTTGGTGATCTTCAAGGGATAATTAAAAAGTTAGATTACTTGAAAGAACTAGGAATTGATGTTATTTGGTTAACTCCAATTTATAGTTCCCCGCAAAATGATAATGGATATGACATTAGCGATTACTATGAAATTCATGAACCATACGGAACGATGGAGGATTTTGATTCACTCCTAGAAGAAGCACATTCTCGTGGAATAAAAGTCATTATGGACATCGTTGTCAATCATACGTCAACCGAGCATAAATGGTTTAAAGAAGCACGTTCATCAAAAGATAATCCATATCGTGATTTTTATATTTGGAAGGAACCAAATCCTGATGGAAGTAAGCCGAATAATTGGGAATCGAAATTTGGCGGATCCGCCTGGGAACTAGATGAGAAAACGGGTCAGTATTTTCTTCACTTATATGATGTCACTCAAGCGGATTTAAATTGGGAAAACGAGAGCGTACGCAAAGAAGTCTATAAGATGATGAACTATTGGTTTGAAAAAGGAGTAGATGGTTTTCGCTTAGATGTGATTAATGTAATCTCGAAAAATCAAGACTTTCCTAATGATTCAACTGGGGACGGCCGGAAGTTTTATACGGATGGACCACGCGTACATGAATTTTTACATGAAGCGAATCGTGAAGTTTTTTCTAAACATGATGCACTGACAGTAGGCGAAATGTCGTCAACATCGATTGACCATTGCATCAACTATTCAAACCCAGAACGTAATGAATTAAGCATGACTTTTAATTTTCACCATTTAAAAGTGGATTACGCACATGGTAATAAATGGACGGTAGCTGATTTTGATTTTATAAAATTAAAACAAATTCTCTCTGAGTGGCAAACCGAAATGTATAAGGGTGGCGGATGGAATGCGCTATTCTGGTGTAATCATGACCAACCGCGAATTGTCTCACGATATGGGGACGATGGCGCGTATTGGAAAGAATCAGCGAAAATGCTCGCAACGACGCTTCATTTGATGCAAGGAACTCCTTATATTTATCAAGGGGAAGAAATCGGGATGACCAATCCGAAGTTTCAGCGGATCGAGGAGTATCGGGATGTAGAATCTTTAAATGCCTATAAAAAATTGCATGAACAGGGATTATCGGAAGAAATGATTATTTCAATTTTACAAGAAAAATCCCGTGATAATTCCCGTACCCCAGTCCAATGGACAAGTGACGTAAATGCTGGATTTACGGAAGGAACCCCTTGGATTAACTTAGCACCAAATTATAAGGAAATAAACGTAGAACGTGTACTGCAAGACAAAGATTCAATCTTTTACCATTATCAAAAACTGATTCAATTGCGGAAACAATACGAGATTATTACGGATGGTGAATACGAGCTTATTTTAGATAATCACCCAAGCATTTTTGCTTATTTGCGCAACGGCAATAACGAGAAGCTGCTTGTCATCAATAATTTCTCCGGAAAAGAGACAAGCTTTGAATTATCGGAAGATGTTCAAATAGAAGGATATTCAAGTGAGATTTTATTATCCAATTATTCGGACTCGAATCCTCACTTTCAACAGGTACAATTACGTCCTTATGAGTCTATCGTGTATCACCTGAAGAAATAG
- the treP gene encoding PTS system trehalose-specific EIIBC component has protein sequence MSVKTSAEQIVTAIGGKENIVAATHCVTRLRFALKDESVVDKEALENIDLVRGSFSANGQFQVVIGQGTVDKVYQEMVKLTGIGESSKEEIKDAASQKLNPIQRAVKTLADIFIPILPAIVTAGLLMGINNILTGQDIFFDKKSLVDVYPQWKDFASIINLIANTAFTFLPGLIGWSAVKKFGGNPLLGIVLGLMLVHPDLLNAWAYGSTKEIPTWNLFGLDIQKVGYQGQVLPVLVASYVLAKLEIFLKKRIPDAFQLLLVAPIVLLITGFLSFIVIGPITFAIANVITDAVVGIFHAAPALGGLIYGLLYAPLVITGMHHTFLAVDLQLIGSTGSTFLWPMLALSNIAQGTAALAMMFVTRDEKLKGLSLTSAISAYLGITEPAMFGVNLRFRFAFIAAIIGSAIGGMFITLNGVKAASVGVGGLPGFLSIFPQNWGAFFIGMGIAIVIPFVLTIVFAKLRKTK, from the coding sequence ATGAGTGTAAAAACGTCTGCTGAGCAAATCGTGACGGCGATCGGTGGAAAAGAAAATATCGTTGCCGCAACGCACTGTGTCACACGCTTGCGTTTCGCTTTGAAAGATGAAAGCGTTGTAGATAAGGAAGCACTGGAAAATATAGACCTTGTAAGGGGATCATTTTCAGCAAATGGCCAGTTCCAAGTGGTCATCGGTCAAGGAACGGTCGATAAAGTATATCAGGAAATGGTGAAACTTACGGGAATTGGTGAATCTTCAAAAGAAGAGATAAAAGACGCTGCGTCCCAGAAGTTAAATCCAATTCAGCGTGCAGTTAAAACGCTTGCTGATATTTTTATCCCAATCCTACCGGCAATTGTAACAGCCGGTCTCCTAATGGGAATCAATAATATTTTGACAGGGCAAGACATTTTCTTTGATAAAAAATCACTTGTTGATGTGTATCCACAGTGGAAAGATTTTGCTAGCATCATTAACTTAATTGCCAATACAGCCTTTACCTTTTTACCTGGCTTAATTGGTTGGTCAGCAGTGAAAAAATTTGGTGGGAATCCGTTATTGGGGATTGTACTCGGTTTAATGCTTGTTCATCCGGACCTACTTAACGCATGGGCGTATGGATCAACAAAAGAGATTCCTACTTGGAATTTATTCGGTTTAGACATTCAAAAAGTTGGTTATCAAGGTCAAGTATTGCCAGTATTAGTTGCATCCTATGTACTTGCAAAACTAGAAATATTCTTGAAAAAGCGAATTCCGGATGCTTTTCAACTGTTACTCGTTGCACCGATTGTTTTATTAATTACCGGTTTTCTATCATTTATCGTTATTGGACCAATTACATTTGCGATTGCGAATGTCATCACAGATGCAGTAGTTGGCATTTTCCACGCTGCACCGGCATTAGGTGGACTGATCTATGGTTTGCTTTACGCACCTTTAGTTATTACAGGTATGCACCATACATTCCTAGCTGTTGACTTACAATTAATCGGATCAACAGGTTCTACATTCCTTTGGCCAATGTTGGCGTTATCAAATATTGCGCAAGGAACTGCAGCGCTAGCTATGATGTTTGTGACAAGAGATGAAAAGTTAAAAGGATTATCCTTAACATCAGCGATTTCAGCTTATTTAGGAATAACAGAACCAGCGATGTTTGGAGTAAACTTACGCTTCCGTTTTGCTTTCATCGCAGCAATTATCGGTTCTGCCATTGGCGGCATGTTTATTACATTAAATGGTGTAAAAGCGGCATCTGTTGGTGTCGGTGGGTTACCGGGATTCCTTTCGATCTTCCCGCAAAATTGGGGAGCATTCTTTATCGGTATGGGAATTGCTATCGTCATCCCATTTGTCCTTACAATCGTATTCGCGAAATTAAGAAAAACAAAGTAA